Proteins encoded together in one Thermoplasmatales archaeon BRNA1 window:
- a CDS encoding Methylase involved in ubiquinone/menaquinone biosynthesis codes for MDPYLEAWDSLYAGQPRSWRGTSSVSWMGIPPGSRVLDAGCGNGKTSASLIQDGCRVTGFDFSPRAVAACRELFGDRGEFVTADVRDLPFGDSSFDCVVAVHILEHVPAEDIPKAVSELLRVLVPGGRIYLQAFAVGDFRSKGRKEDVRNGILYRYFSEADVMGMFSSARIVSVHRKEETTRFGEVRRRLQCVMEKPA; via the coding sequence ATGGACCCTTACCTCGAAGCCTGGGACTCTCTGTACGCGGGGCAGCCGCGTTCCTGGAGGGGGACCTCCTCCGTGTCGTGGATGGGTATACCGCCCGGTTCCAGGGTGCTCGATGCGGGCTGCGGCAACGGGAAGACCTCCGCCTCGCTGATACAGGACGGGTGCAGGGTCACCGGGTTCGATTTCTCCCCCCGTGCCGTCGCGGCCTGCAGGGAGCTCTTCGGCGACAGGGGGGAGTTCGTGACCGCGGACGTGAGGGATCTCCCCTTCGGCGATTCCTCCTTCGACTGCGTCGTCGCGGTACACATCCTGGAACATGTGCCAGCAGAGGATATTCCCAAAGCGGTGTCCGAACTCCTGAGGGTCCTGGTCCCCGGAGGGAGGATATACCTCCAGGCGTTCGCGGTGGGGGATTTCCGTTCCAAGGGGAGGAAGGAGGACGTCCGCAACGGAATCCTCTACCGCTACTTCTCGGAGGCGGACGTCATGGGGATGTTCTCCTCGGCGAGGATCGTGTCCGTTCACAGGAAGGAGGAGACCACTCGCTTCGGGGAGGTACGCCGCAGGCTCCAGTGCGTAATGGAGAAGCCCGCGTGA
- a CDS encoding phenylacetate-CoA ligase, whose amino-acid sequence MMWNPRIETMPQDEMRKLQYKELKTLVNNLYSFNRFYHDRMRAAGVTPMDIESLADITKLPFMVKQDLRDNYPDKMFTVEKSEIVRYHMSSGTSGKPTCVAYTRNDLGYWTEALARSLTAAGLTADDTIQIAYGYGLFTGGLGLHYGAERIGATVLPASTGNTQRQLEMMQDLQCTAIACTPSYLTHLITTARQMGIDWKRDMSLRRCILGAEPWSETMRGKFEEATGAKCIDIYGTSEQAGPMFCECEHQHGPHISPDIMYCEILDPETGESLEPGNKGELVCTMLKKEAMPMIRYKMRDITSLNEETCECGRTTPRLSRITGRSDDMLIIRGINVFPSQIEYTLMRIPQVGDQYMINVSREGDLDRMVIQVEIRPEAFSDKLEDMQNLRSYIEAQLKKYLNIAVTVELKAPGELPRFDGKAKRVNDTRVF is encoded by the coding sequence ATGATGTGGAACCCTCGCATCGAAACCATGCCTCAGGACGAGATGAGGAAGCTCCAGTACAAGGAGCTCAAGACCCTCGTCAACAACCTCTACAGCTTCAACAGGTTCTACCACGACCGCATGAGGGCCGCCGGCGTGACCCCTATGGACATCGAGAGCCTAGCGGACATAACCAAGCTCCCGTTCATGGTCAAGCAGGACCTCCGCGACAACTACCCCGACAAGATGTTCACCGTCGAGAAGAGCGAGATCGTCAGATACCACATGTCCTCCGGTACCTCCGGGAAGCCCACCTGCGTGGCCTACACCCGCAACGACCTCGGCTACTGGACCGAGGCCCTCGCCCGCTCCCTCACCGCCGCAGGACTCACCGCGGACGACACCATCCAGATTGCTTACGGGTACGGACTGTTCACCGGAGGCCTGGGTCTCCACTACGGCGCGGAGAGGATCGGGGCCACCGTCCTCCCCGCCAGCACCGGGAACACCCAGAGGCAGCTGGAGATGATGCAGGACCTCCAGTGCACCGCCATCGCCTGCACCCCCTCCTACCTGACCCACCTGATCACCACAGCGAGGCAGATGGGTATCGACTGGAAGAGGGACATGAGCCTCAGGAGGTGCATCCTCGGCGCGGAGCCCTGGTCGGAGACCATGAGGGGCAAGTTCGAGGAGGCGACCGGTGCCAAATGCATCGACATCTACGGGACCTCCGAGCAGGCCGGACCCATGTTCTGCGAGTGCGAGCATCAGCACGGACCCCATATCTCCCCGGACATCATGTACTGCGAGATCCTGGACCCCGAAACCGGGGAGTCCCTGGAGCCCGGCAACAAGGGAGAGCTGGTCTGCACCATGCTGAAGAAGGAGGCCATGCCCATGATCCGTTACAAGATGAGGGACATCACCTCCCTCAACGAGGAGACCTGCGAATGCGGCAGGACCACCCCCCGTCTCTCCAGGATCACCGGCAGGTCGGACGACATGCTCATCATCCGCGGGATCAACGTGTTCCCCTCGCAGATTGAGTACACGCTCATGAGGATTCCCCAGGTCGGGGACCAGTACATGATCAACGTCTCCAGGGAAGGGGACCTCGACAGGATGGTCATCCAGGTCGAGATCCGCCCCGAGGCCTTCAGCGACAAGCTGGAGGACATGCAGAACCTCAGATCCTACATCGAGGCCCAGCTCAAGAAATACCTTAACATCGCAGTGACGGTGGAACTCAAGGCGCCCGGAGAACTCCCCAGGTTCGACGGAAAGGCCAAGAGAGTCAATGACACGAGGGTGTTCTGA
- a CDS encoding ACT domain-containing protein, with amino-acid sequence MNANIITQLSIFVNNSPGSLANVAKTLQECSINMKACNLAESTEFGILRAIVDDPETAVTKLQAKNIIVKKTEIIGVKIKNVPGSLYEASNVLGTAGINIEYGYAFTSKTLEGLFMRVDSPEKAIAALEKAGLELVKASEI; translated from the coding sequence ATGAATGCAAACATAATCACTCAGCTTTCGATATTCGTGAACAACTCCCCCGGGTCCCTGGCGAACGTAGCCAAGACCCTCCAGGAGTGCAGCATCAACATGAAGGCCTGCAACCTCGCAGAGTCCACGGAGTTCGGCATCCTCAGGGCCATCGTGGACGACCCCGAGACCGCCGTTACCAAGCTCCAGGCCAAGAATATCATCGTCAAGAAGACCGAGATCATCGGCGTGAAGATCAAGAATGTGCCAGGCTCCCTCTACGAGGCATCCAACGTCCTCGGTACCGCCGGCATCAACATCGAGTACGGATACGCTTTCACCAGCAAGACCCTGGAAGGCCTCTTCATGAGGGTGGACAGCCCCGAGAAGGCCATCGCCGCACTGGAGAAGGCGGGACTCGAACTCGTCAAGGCATCGGAGATCTGA
- a CDS encoding Selenocysteine-specific translation elongation factor — protein MGNLNIAFVGAPGLASEIGKKGTVSDMTFYEVKEGTDSVTLIEPSKYPDKLSSLFYSVQMAEFAVLVVDKIDSFLGETIVMLDSQRKDRGWIVLRNYIQPEQVQPLIKDTCLAGYEFREEDPIAMRIALIEMAKAEKRVAGDGTCGSCPVDSHFNVKGVGTVVLGSVADGWFRIHDKMTVWPVKKEVVLRSIQKHDIDAQDGVKGDHVGLALKGIDSDELDRGFVCSTDPSIKMSPGFTGKVAYNGFWRNPLKEGMMIHVGHWMQMVPAHISAAGDRDSDVTMEFDGQIIHKPGDAAVAMYLEGGKLRVIGTIILP, from the coding sequence GTGGGAAACCTGAACATCGCGTTCGTCGGGGCCCCCGGCCTCGCCTCCGAGATCGGAAAGAAGGGGACGGTCTCCGATATGACCTTCTACGAGGTCAAGGAGGGGACCGACTCCGTCACCCTCATCGAGCCCAGCAAATACCCCGACAAGCTCTCGTCCCTGTTCTACAGCGTCCAGATGGCTGAGTTCGCGGTGCTCGTGGTGGACAAGATAGACTCCTTCCTCGGCGAGACCATCGTCATGCTGGACTCCCAGAGGAAGGACAGGGGATGGATCGTCCTCCGCAACTACATCCAGCCTGAGCAGGTTCAGCCCCTCATCAAGGACACCTGCCTGGCGGGTTACGAGTTCAGGGAGGAGGACCCCATCGCCATGCGCATCGCCCTCATAGAGATGGCGAAGGCCGAGAAGCGGGTCGCCGGGGACGGCACCTGCGGATCCTGCCCGGTGGACTCCCACTTCAACGTCAAAGGGGTGGGGACCGTCGTCCTGGGATCCGTCGCCGACGGATGGTTCCGCATCCACGACAAGATGACCGTGTGGCCGGTGAAGAAGGAGGTCGTCCTCCGCTCCATCCAGAAGCACGACATCGACGCTCAGGACGGGGTCAAGGGAGACCACGTCGGACTCGCCCTCAAGGGCATCGACAGCGACGAGCTCGACCGCGGATTCGTCTGCTCCACCGACCCGTCCATCAAGATGTCCCCCGGATTCACCGGCAAGGTCGCGTACAACGGGTTCTGGAGGAACCCCCTCAAGGAGGGCATGATGATCCACGTCGGCCACTGGATGCAGATGGTCCCGGCCCACATATCCGCCGCAGGGGACAGGGACTCCGACGTCACCATGGAGTTCGACGGACAGATTATCCACAAGCCCGGGGACGCGGCCGTCGCCATGTACCTCGAGGGCGGGAAGCTCCGCGTCATCGGTACGATCATTCTTCCCTGA
- a CDS encoding Coenzyme F390 synthetase, with translation MEFWNKELETMPREDLEKMQMSLLRRELRIMYDSSRFIHDRMKAVNLLPEDVDTLEKFKAVPFMKKSDLRDNYPDKLFVRPYEDLVRVHVSSGTTGRPTVVGYTQKDLDNWTDSLCRGMMSFGVTRKDVFQNMHGYGLFTGGLGAHYAAERIGCTVVPTSTGNTDRQIQLMQDLPVSCLAGTPSYYFHIADVCDQRGIDMRKCMKVKRALAGGEPWSDAMRKKLYERTGIRAYNCYGASEFYGPMFTECEKADGAHVWADLCLMEVVDKNGDHCADEEKGELVVTMLQKEAFPLIRYKIGDISSVTWEKCECGRTHPRLARISGRADDMIVVRGINVFPSQIESVIGEMDFLAPFYHITLTNENYMDKMVVDVEIDPAHLTEDTTEIGAMSTQVQLRLKEILNLKAIVRMNLPGTLERFEGKAKHVTDNRSWD, from the coding sequence ATGGAGTTCTGGAACAAAGAACTGGAGACCATGCCCAGAGAAGACCTCGAGAAGATGCAGATGTCCCTGCTGAGAAGGGAGCTCCGCATCATGTACGACTCCTCCCGGTTCATCCACGACCGCATGAAGGCCGTGAACCTCCTCCCCGAGGACGTCGACACCCTGGAGAAGTTCAAGGCTGTCCCGTTCATGAAAAAGTCCGACCTCCGCGACAACTACCCGGACAAGCTGTTCGTCAGGCCCTACGAGGACCTGGTGAGGGTGCACGTCTCCTCCGGTACCACCGGACGCCCCACCGTCGTCGGCTACACCCAGAAGGACCTGGACAACTGGACCGACTCCCTCTGCAGGGGAATGATGTCCTTCGGGGTCACCAGGAAGGACGTCTTCCAGAACATGCACGGGTACGGGCTGTTCACCGGCGGACTCGGCGCCCACTACGCCGCCGAGAGGATCGGATGCACCGTAGTCCCCACCTCCACCGGCAACACCGACCGCCAGATCCAGCTCATGCAGGACCTCCCGGTCTCCTGCCTCGCGGGAACCCCCAGCTACTACTTCCACATCGCCGATGTCTGCGACCAGCGCGGCATCGACATGAGGAAGTGCATGAAGGTCAAGAGGGCCCTTGCCGGAGGGGAACCCTGGTCCGACGCCATGAGGAAGAAGCTCTACGAGCGCACCGGCATCAGGGCGTACAACTGCTACGGAGCGTCGGAGTTCTACGGACCCATGTTCACCGAGTGCGAGAAGGCCGACGGCGCCCACGTATGGGCGGACCTGTGCCTCATGGAGGTGGTCGACAAGAACGGCGACCACTGCGCCGACGAGGAGAAGGGGGAGCTCGTGGTCACCATGCTCCAGAAGGAGGCTTTCCCGCTGATCAGGTACAAGATCGGGGACATCTCCTCGGTCACCTGGGAGAAATGCGAGTGCGGAAGGACCCACCCCAGGCTCGCAAGGATCAGCGGAAGGGCTGACGACATGATCGTCGTCAGAGGAATCAACGTGTTCCCCTCGCAGATCGAGTCGGTCATCGGGGAGATGGACTTCCTCGCCCCGTTCTACCACATCACCCTCACCAACGAGAACTACATGGACAAGATGGTCGTAGACGTGGAGATCGACCCCGCCCACCTCACCGAGGACACCACGGAGATCGGTGCGATGTCCACCCAGGTACAGCTCCGCCTGAAGGAGATCCTGAACCTGAAGGCCATCGTGAGGATGAACCTGCCCGGCACCCTCGAGAGGTTCGAGGGCAAGGCGAAGCACGTCACCGACAACCGCTCGTGGGACTGA
- a CDS encoding S-adenosylmethionine decarboxylase gives MSPKAGPLLSDEESINKYNNEKHWGLLVSIDLGECDHQKISDGKYIAQFAIDVCKEIKMKRYGEPYVVFFGDEPKVQGYSLCQLIETSMISGHFAEDTDRAFVDVFSCKEFPPEKTAKYVAEYFGAKKMEYSVSFRDI, from the coding sequence ATGAGCCCTAAAGCAGGACCTCTCCTCTCCGATGAGGAGTCCATCAACAAATACAACAACGAGAAACACTGGGGTCTCCTCGTCAGCATCGACCTGGGAGAGTGCGACCACCAGAAGATCTCCGACGGCAAGTACATCGCCCAGTTCGCGATCGACGTCTGCAAAGAGATCAAGATGAAGAGGTACGGAGAGCCCTACGTCGTCTTCTTCGGAGACGAGCCCAAGGTCCAGGGATACTCCCTCTGCCAGCTCATCGAGACCTCCATGATCTCCGGTCACTTCGCCGAGGACACCGACAGGGCGTTCGTCGACGTGTTCTCCTGCAAGGAGTTCCCCCCGGAGAAGACCGCCAAGTACGTCGCTGAGTACTTTGGTGCGAAGAAGATGGAGTACTCCGTCTCCTTCAGGGACATCTGA
- a CDS encoding TPR repeat protein, SEL1 subfamily codes for MAGYSSTNAETTFRDAQELAKNERVEEAFSLYLKAAEMGHGASAFIVSQYYYAGVAGIPEDRGLSMVWAVISVIDHFPQARSWMDTLVGRGRFPEPEELFENALKAAESGSPAGKFLAGMCYELGIGTFPDGYAAYAMFESSSEAGNLDGTAQLALCMIRGTGCVRDRERGIDLLRQVAEGGSVRACLKYAWCLEHGWGVKKNRKEAYEFYKSLSDRKIPIGRYEVGRCCIDGIGAAESIDDAAAWFLIARKEGCPEAEFGIARCTLAGKMPERPPEGLKLLIKCAEEGIPDAMMMLAQLYAKDGKLVRKDPEASAEWYRRAALSGRATAMVITGDAYATGTVLQKNTADAFRFYMMAANMGNTEGMHMAGSALISGTGTKRDETEGFRLCSMAAEDGFMKSEYAVACCYADGRGTEKDTGKAISMHLALAEKGYIKSMLFLGETYYKGEGVEENLPEAVRWFEMGAAKDNINCMYFLGDAYDHGKGVEADEEKAKEWYGKAAKKGHNLSKKILDAKEGRTVFVERPGQDESPFQMFLRSAEAGDAQSMYIVGRYYESGIGMNADLESARAWYEKAAGKGNAAAKRSLEGLGKN; via the coding sequence ATGGCCGGATACAGCTCAACCAATGCGGAGACGACCTTCCGCGACGCCCAGGAACTTGCCAAGAACGAGAGGGTGGAGGAGGCATTCTCCCTCTACCTCAAGGCCGCCGAGATGGGACACGGCGCATCCGCGTTCATCGTCAGCCAGTACTATTATGCAGGCGTGGCCGGAATCCCGGAGGACAGGGGGCTGTCCATGGTCTGGGCGGTCATCTCGGTCATTGACCACTTCCCGCAGGCCAGATCCTGGATGGATACCCTGGTGGGGAGGGGTAGGTTCCCCGAGCCAGAGGAGCTGTTCGAGAATGCTCTGAAGGCGGCGGAATCCGGAAGCCCCGCAGGGAAGTTCCTGGCGGGGATGTGTTACGAACTCGGGATCGGCACCTTCCCCGACGGGTACGCCGCATACGCGATGTTCGAGTCCTCCTCCGAAGCGGGCAACCTCGACGGAACCGCACAGCTGGCACTCTGCATGATCAGGGGCACGGGATGCGTCCGCGACAGGGAGAGGGGGATCGATCTCCTCAGACAGGTGGCAGAGGGCGGAAGCGTCCGTGCCTGCCTGAAATACGCATGGTGCCTCGAGCACGGGTGGGGGGTCAAGAAGAACCGCAAGGAGGCCTACGAATTCTACAAGAGCCTCAGCGACAGGAAGATCCCCATCGGACGGTACGAGGTCGGCAGGTGCTGCATCGACGGCATCGGGGCCGCCGAGAGCATCGACGATGCGGCCGCGTGGTTCCTCATCGCCAGGAAGGAGGGGTGTCCTGAGGCCGAGTTCGGCATCGCGAGATGTACCCTCGCCGGCAAGATGCCGGAGAGGCCGCCGGAAGGCCTCAAGCTGCTGATAAAATGCGCCGAGGAGGGCATCCCCGACGCCATGATGATGCTTGCCCAGCTGTACGCCAAGGACGGAAAGCTCGTAAGGAAGGACCCTGAGGCCTCCGCCGAATGGTACAGGAGGGCCGCCCTCTCGGGAAGGGCTACCGCCATGGTGATCACCGGCGACGCATATGCCACGGGCACCGTCCTCCAGAAGAACACCGCCGATGCGTTCAGGTTCTATATGATGGCGGCCAACATGGGCAACACCGAAGGGATGCACATGGCTGGCAGCGCCCTGATCTCCGGTACCGGCACCAAGAGGGACGAGACCGAGGGATTCCGCCTCTGCAGCATGGCCGCGGAGGACGGGTTCATGAAATCGGAGTACGCCGTCGCCTGCTGCTATGCGGACGGAAGAGGCACGGAGAAGGATACCGGGAAGGCCATCTCCATGCATCTGGCACTTGCCGAGAAAGGGTACATCAAATCCATGCTCTTCCTCGGAGAGACCTACTACAAGGGCGAGGGCGTCGAAGAGAACCTCCCCGAGGCCGTCAGATGGTTCGAGATGGGCGCGGCCAAGGACAACATCAACTGCATGTACTTCCTCGGGGACGCCTACGACCACGGAAAGGGCGTGGAAGCGGACGAGGAGAAGGCCAAGGAATGGTACGGCAAGGCCGCCAAGAAGGGCCACAACCTATCGAAGAAGATCCTCGACGCCAAGGAGGGAAGGACCGTCTTCGTAGAGAGGCCCGGACAGGACGAGAGCCCGTTCCAGATGTTCCTCAGGAGCGCGGAGGCGGGCGATGCACAGTCGATGTACATCGTCGGAAGGTATTACGAGTCGGGCATCGGCATGAACGCCGACCTGGAGAGCGCCAGGGCGTGGTACGAGAAGGCCGCTGGGAAAGGCAATGCCGCCGCTAAGAGGTCACTCGAGGGACTCGGTAAGAATTGA